In Caldisphaera lagunensis DSM 15908, a single genomic region encodes these proteins:
- a CDS encoding glycosyltransferase, whose protein sequence is MLISNIISKDPIRFGKEIFSVNLEKARFYSFGKFNNKTSDILSWYYKGSKAVKNYDVVILNGIVPISHKRKVGIIHHLSPNLKSMKFLIYKFLYNNNKINVCVSNKVRYEAVKKGINCDHVVNPPIKSELFSINNCKDKNEKFILHTGADYRKHPEVSYEAVKILNEKFNLQIKLKIVLNWPIDKTFSDIETKCCISLKELLDLYCNSYLLLAPYEYEGFAYTIAEAQNFVPVIAGPGIPDDAYIDGLTGIKVNTLDPLDYANEIYNLIKNEKLYNLMKANAMIFSKRFDIDNIGEKFESILNSII, encoded by the coding sequence TTGCTTATCTCTAATATTATATCAAAAGATCCAATAAGGTTTGGAAAAGAGATATTTAGTGTAAACTTAGAAAAGGCAAGATTTTATAGTTTTGGAAAATTTAATAATAAAACATCAGATATTCTTTCGTGGTACTATAAGGGTAGCAAAGCCGTTAAGAATTACGATGTTGTTATATTAAATGGCATTGTTCCAATTAGTCATAAAAGGAAAGTTGGAATTATTCATCATCTTTCTCCAAACTTAAAATCTATGAAATTTCTAATCTATAAATTTCTTTATAATAATAATAAAATAAACGTTTGTGTCTCAAATAAAGTTAGATATGAGGCAGTTAAAAAAGGCATTAATTGTGATCATGTAGTTAATCCTCCTATAAAATCTGAACTTTTTTCAATAAATAATTGTAAAGATAAAAATGAAAAGTTTATCTTACATACAGGAGCAGATTATAGAAAGCACCCAGAAGTTTCCTACGAAGCTGTAAAAATTTTGAATGAAAAGTTTAATCTTCAAATAAAATTAAAGATTGTTTTAAACTGGCCAATAGATAAGACCTTTAGTGATATAGAAACTAAATGTTGTATAAGCTTAAAAGAACTATTAGATCTTTATTGCAATTCTTATTTATTGTTAGCACCATACGAATATGAAGGATTTGCTTATACTATTGCTGAAGCACAAAACTTTGTACCAGTTATAGCGGGACCAGGAATACCTGATGATGCATATATAGATGGTCTTACTGGTATAAAAGTAAATACGCTAGATCCTTTAGATTATGCAAATGAAATATACAATTTGATAAAAAATGAAAAACTATATAATTTGATGAAGGCAAATGCAATGATATTCTCTAAAAGATTTGATATTGATAACATTGGCGAAAAATTTGAAAGCATTTTAAATTCTATAATATAG